Proteins from a single region of Oncorhynchus nerka isolate Pitt River linkage group LG18, Oner_Uvic_2.0, whole genome shotgun sequence:
- the LOC115146222 gene encoding iron-sulfur cluster assembly 2 homolog, mitochondrial isoform X1, whose translation MLWKMFFVLRRGAMLSATKTMSWTLARASFPLLTNVGQPILLRCPQSSQPLYTSLSRLSSKSAQEKTAESSPVEEKVYLSASCVKVRRLREIMDKGQYLRIQVEGGGCSGFQYKFVIDSTRNEEDRVFEQGGVGVIVDQDSLEFVKGSTLDYTQELIRSSFQMLKNPQADHGCSCGTSFSVKL comes from the exons ATGTTATGGAAGATGTTTTTCGTACTACGGCGAGGAGCAATGTTGAGTGCAACAAAGACAATGTCATGGACCCTTGCTAG gGCCTCATTTCCCCTTCTCACCAATGTGGGCCAACCAATATTGCTGAGATGTCCACAAAGTTCTCAACCTCTCTACACAAGTCTCTCACGCTTGAGCAGCAAATCAGCCCAGGAGAAAACGGCAGAGTCCAGTCCAGTTGAAGAGAAAGTATACCTCAGTGCATcatgtgttaaggttagg AGGCTAAGAGAGATCATGGATAAGGGACAGTACCTGAGAATACAGGTGGAAGGGGGAGGCTGCTCTGGGTTCCAGTACAAGTTTGTCATTGACAGTACCAGGAACGAGGAGGACAG ggtgttTGAGCAAGGAGGGGTAGGGGTCATTGTGGACCAAGACAGCCTGGAGTTTGTGAAAGGCTCTACACTGGACTATACTCAGGAGCTGATTCGCTCCTCCTTCCAGATGCTGAAAAACCCTCAGGCAGACCACGGCTGCTCATGCGGAACCTCCTTCTCAGTCAAGTTATGA
- the LOC115146222 gene encoding iron-sulfur cluster assembly 2 homolog, mitochondrial isoform X2, which produces MLWKMFFVLRRGAMLSATKTMSWTLARASFPLLTNVGQPILLRCPQSSQPLYTSLSRLSSKSAQEKTAESSPVEEKVYLSASCVKRLREIMDKGQYLRIQVEGGGCSGFQYKFVIDSTRNEEDRVFEQGGVGVIVDQDSLEFVKGSTLDYTQELIRSSFQMLKNPQADHGCSCGTSFSVKL; this is translated from the exons ATGTTATGGAAGATGTTTTTCGTACTACGGCGAGGAGCAATGTTGAGTGCAACAAAGACAATGTCATGGACCCTTGCTAG gGCCTCATTTCCCCTTCTCACCAATGTGGGCCAACCAATATTGCTGAGATGTCCACAAAGTTCTCAACCTCTCTACACAAGTCTCTCACGCTTGAGCAGCAAATCAGCCCAGGAGAAAACGGCAGAGTCCAGTCCAGTTGAAGAGAAAGTATACCTCAGTGCATcatgtgttaag AGGCTAAGAGAGATCATGGATAAGGGACAGTACCTGAGAATACAGGTGGAAGGGGGAGGCTGCTCTGGGTTCCAGTACAAGTTTGTCATTGACAGTACCAGGAACGAGGAGGACAG ggtgttTGAGCAAGGAGGGGTAGGGGTCATTGTGGACCAAGACAGCCTGGAGTTTGTGAAAGGCTCTACACTGGACTATACTCAGGAGCTGATTCGCTCCTCCTTCCAGATGCTGAAAAACCCTCAGGCAGACCACGGCTGCTCATGCGGAACCTCCTTCTCAGTCAAGTTATGA
- the gskip gene encoding GSK3-beta interaction protein has product MEIDYQPEDSPVSLFDEDCIDHVKDMRLEAEAVVSDVLFAVSEMYVSSNLDSALAVAYINVETREGNRYCLELNEAGLRVVGYAFDQVDESLSTQYFETIYSLLDTLSPGYREAFGNALLQRLERLQQNGQ; this is encoded by the exons ATGGAGATAGACTACCAACCAGAGGACTCGCCTGTCTCCTTATTCGATGAAGACTGTATTGATCACGTGAAGGACATGAGGTTGGAAGCAGAGGCAGTGGTCAGCGATGTGTTATTCGCCGTGTCCGAAATGTATGTGTCCTCAAATTTGGACAGTGCTTTGGCTGTGGCCTACATCAACGTGGAAACAAGAGAGGGCAATCGCTATTGCCTTGAGCTCAATGAAGCTGGACTAAGG GTGGTTGGCTACGCTTTTGACCAGGTGGATGAGAGCTTGAGCACCCAATACTTTGAGACTATTTATTCACTGCTGGATACCCTCAGCCCAGGCTACAGAGAAGCTTTTGGGAATGCCCTGCTTCAGCGATTGGAGAGGCTGCAGCAAAATGGACAATGA
- the npc2.1 gene encoding NPC intracellular cholesterol transporter 2, with protein MDFHAASIIVLFSLIALTCAEPVKFADCGSDVGKVVIVDIQPCPKQPCELHKGQAYAVNVTFDSAVESQTSKAIVHGVIAGVPIPFPIPIEDGCKSGIECPIQKAQSYHYVTQLPVKSEYPSIKLVVEWELRDDTGKDLFCIKFPVQIVS; from the exons ATGGATTTTCATGCTGCTTCCATCATTGTTCTGTTCTCCCTTATTGCTCTCACCTGCGCAGAACCTGTGAAATTTGCAGATTGTG GCTCTGATGTTGGTAAAGTGGTGATTGTTGACATCCAACCTTGTCCTAAACAACCATGTGAGCTCCATAAAGGACAGGCCTATGCTGTCAATGTGACATTCGACAGTG CGGTTGAGAGCCAGACGAGTAAAGCAATTGTCCACGGTGTGATTGCTGGCgttcccatcccattccccatcCCCATTGAAGATGGCTGCAAGTCTGGGATCGAGTGCCCCATTCAAAAGGCACAGAGCTATCACTATGTGACTCAGCTTCCTGTGAAGTCTGAGTACCCCTCT ATCAAGCTGGTTGTTGAATGGGAGCTGAGAGATGACACTGGCAAAGACTTGTTCTGCATAAAGTTCCCAGTCCAGATCGTAAGCTGA